The sequence below is a genomic window from Zootoca vivipara chromosome 9, rZooViv1.1, whole genome shotgun sequence.
TCCTTTTTGACCTCTTTGTTCAGGTACTTTGAATGATCAGGACATAATGACAGCTGAAGACTCCGCTGCCAGGATGAGTAACGATTCTTCCAATATGCAGTCAAATAAGGTCCCCGAAGGTGTGGCCGGTGCACCGAACGAAGCTGCGCTTCTGCAACTAATAGAACGTACGGGTTATGCCATGGTGCAAGAGAACGGGCAGCGCAAGTATGGTGGACCCCCACCGGGGTGGGAAGGGCTTCATCCTCCCCGTGGATGCGAAGTCTTTGTGGGCAAAATCCCTCGTGACGTCTACGAGGATGAGTTAGTGCCCGTCTTCGAAACCGCGGGGAGAATCTACGAAATGCGCCTGATGATGGACTTTGACGGGAAAAACCGTGGCTACGCCTTTGTGATGTACACCCAAAAGTACGAAGCCAAGCGTGCCGTCAAAGAGCTGAACAACTACGAAATCCGTCCAGGGAGGCTGTTAGGGGTGTGCTGTAGCGTGGACAACTGTAGGCTGTTCATCGGAGGGATCCccaaaatgaaaaagagagaagaaattcTAGAAGAGATCTCCAAGGTGACGGAAGGTGTGCTCGATGTCATTGTGTACGCCAGCGCAGCGGATAAGATGAAAAACAGAGGTTTTGCCTTTGTGGAGTACGAAAGCCAcagggcagccgcgatggcgagGAGGAAACTGATGCCTGGCAGAATCCAGCTTTGGGGTCACCAGATTGCAGTTGACTGGGCCGAGCCGGAAATTGATGTCGATGAAGATGTCATGGAGACGGTCAAAATCCTGTATGTGAGGAATTTGATGATTGAAACCACCGAGGATACAATTAAAAAAGTGTTTGGGCAATTCAACCCCGGATGTGTGGAACGGGTTAAAAAAATACGAGATTATGCCTTTGTACACTTCACGAGTCGGGAAGATGCTGTTCATGCCATGAATAACCTCAACGGAACTGAACTCGAAGGGTCGTGCCTGGAAGTTACCTTAGCCAAGCCGGTAGACAAGGAACAGTACACCCGCTACCAGAAGGCAGCGAAAGGAGGAGCAACAACTGAAGTCACTCAGCAGCCAAACTACGTTTACTCATGTGATCCGTACACCCTGGCATATTATGGATATCCGTATAATGCTCTGATTGGCCCAAATCGAGAATATTTTGTGAAAGGTTAGTAGACAACGTTTGGCCCACTTTGGGGTTATCTGGGCCAGCTTCCCTTAAGTAAACCAGTGGCATGGAAATTCTAGTCATTATTGAGCCAGAGCAGATTCcagtgtatagttagcagagtaaaaactgaaacacgttgcaggatccccccaaaatagaccagaggcaattgtatttcacccagcagagctttactgctgctgaaggcaaatgagcgtaatgatcacaaatccaatacattcaggattggcactgt
It includes:
- the RBM47 gene encoding RNA-binding protein 47 isoform X1; protein product: MTAEDSAARMSNDSSNMQSNKVPEGVAGAPNEAALLQLIERTGYAMVQENGQRKYGGPPPGWEGLHPPRGCEVFVGKIPRDVYEDELVPVFETAGRIYEMRLMMDFDGKNRGYAFVMYTQKYEAKRAVKELNNYEIRPGRLLGVCCSVDNCRLFIGGIPKMKKREEILEEISKVTEGVLDVIVYASAADKMKNRGFAFVEYESHRAAAMARRKLMPGRIQLWGHQIAVDWAEPEIDVDEDVMETVKILYVRNLMIETTEDTIKKVFGQFNPGCVERVKKIRDYAFVHFTSREDAVHAMNNLNGTELEGSCLEVTLAKPVDKEQYTRYQKAAKGGATTEVTQQPNYVYSCDPYTLAYYGYPYNALIGPNREYFVKAGSVRGRGRGAAGNRLPGPRGSYLGGYSAGRGIYSRYHEGKGKQQEKGYELVPNLELSAVNPVAIKPGTVAIPTIGTQYSVFQAAPTAKMIEDGKIHAVEHIISPIAVQHDPASAAAAAAAAVLPSVSTPPPFQGRPLTPVYTMAPNVQRIPAAGIYGASYVPFAAPATATIATLQKNAAAAAAAAAYGGYASYIPQAFPAATFQVPIHDVYQTY
- the RBM47 gene encoding RNA-binding protein 47 isoform X2 translates to MTAEDSAARMSNDSSNMQSNKVPEGVAGAPNEAALLQLIERTGYAMVQENGQRKYGGPPPGWEGLHPPRGCEVFVGKIPRDVYEDELVPVFETAGRIYEMRLMMDFDGKNRGYAFVMYTQKYEAKRAVKELNNYEIRPGRLLGVCCSVDNCRLFIGGIPKMKKREEILEEISKVTEGVLDVIVYASAADKMKNRGFAFVEYESHRAAAMARRKLMPGRIQLWGHQIAVDWAEPEIDVDEDVMETVKILYVRNLMIETTEDTIKKVFGQFNPGCVERVKKIRDYAFVHFTSREDAVHAMNNLNGTELEGSCLEVTLAKPVDKEQYTRYQKAAKGGATTEVTQQPNYVYSCDPYTLAYYGYPYNALIGPNREYFVKGSVRGRGRGAAGNRLPGPRGSYLGGYSAGRGIYSRYHEGKGKQQEKGYELVPNLELSAVNPVAIKPGTVAIPTIGTQYSVFQAAPTAKMIEDGKIHAVEHIISPIAVQHDPASAAAAAAAAVLPSVSTPPPFQGRPLTPVYTMAPNVQRIPAAGIYGASYVPFAAPATATIATLQKNAAAAAAAAAYGGYASYIPQAFPAATFQVPIHDVYQTY
- the RBM47 gene encoding RNA-binding protein 47 isoform X3, with translation MTAEDSAARMSNDSSNMQSNKVPEGVAGAPNEAALLQLIERTGYAMVQENGQRKYGGPPPGWEGLHPPRGCEVFVGKIPRDVYEDELVPVFETAGRIYEMRLMMDFDGKNRGYAFVMYTQKYEAKRAVKELNNYEIRPGRLLGVCCSVDNCRLFIGGIPKMKKREEILEEISKVTEGVLDVIVYASAADKMKNRGFAFVEYESHRAAAMARRKLMPGRIQLWGHQIAVDWAEPEIDVDEDVMETVKILYVRNLMIETTEDTIKKVFGQFNPGCVERVKKIRDYAFVHFTSREDAVHAMNNLNGTELEGSCLEVTLAKPVDKEQYTRYQKAAKGGATTEVTQQPNYVYSCDPYTLAYYGYPYNALIGPNREYFVKVAIPTIGTQYSVFQAAPTAKMIEDGKIHAVEHIISPIAVQHDPASAAAAAAAAVLPSVSTPPPFQGRPLTPVYTMAPNVQRIPAAGIYGASYVPFAAPATATIATLQKNAAAAAAAAAYGGYASYIPQAFPAATFQVPIHDVYQTY